The sequence TCGGGTTTTATTTCGTCCATCAATCCAATAATTCCTGCAACTCCATTGCCAAAACTTACTACTACACTTGTTTTGCCTTGTGCTGCAAGTTGCTCTACAATTTTTACTGCTTCGTTGTCTATGGTTTGAGTTTCTTGAATAAAATCTAATTTGCCTACATAAATTTTTTCGTCTTCACATATCAAACATTTTGCTGTTGCTCCTTTGCCCATTACACTTTTAAACGCTTCGGTTTTGTGCGGTTCAAATCCTTCTTTGCGGCTTGCATCAACTATGGCTTGCGCCAATGGGTGTTCGGAAAATATTTCTGCTCCCGCAGTGCAAGCCAAAAGTTCTTCACGGCTTGTTCCGTTCAATGGGAAAATATCTGAAACAATTGGATTTCCAAAAGTGATGGTTCGTGTTTTATCCAATGCAATTGCTTTGATGTTTGCCAATGCCTCAATGTATTTTCCGCCTTTTACCAATGCTCCTTTTGCAGATGCGTTTCCAATGGCTGCGTAAATGGCTACGGGTGTTGATATAACCAATGCACACGGACAAGCAATTACTAAAAGTGTAATGGCTTGCTGTAACCAATGGTTAAAATCTAAGTTCAAAACGAAAACTGGAACAACAAACAGTAAAATGGAAAGTGCAAGCATTACAGGCGTGTAATACTTAGCGAATTGCTGAATAAATTTTTGTGTTTCACTTTTGTTTGCCGTTGCTTCAAATGTTAGGCGAATGATTTTTGAGAATGTGGTATCAACAGAAAGTTTTGTTGTTTCCATTTCTATAAAACCATTTTTGTTGAGTGTTCCTGCAAACAAATTGTCGCCTGTGCGTTTGTCTTTTGCAATTGGTTCGCCTGTAATGGCTGCTTCATCAACCATTGTTTCGCCTGAAATAATTTTACCGTCAAGTGGTATCATTTCTCCAGGCTTTACCTGAATAATTGTTCCGATTGCAATTTTATCAATCAAAACATTTTCATTTAGTGATTTTACAAAAGCGGTCTTTGGAGCTTTACTCACCAATTCATCTAAGGCTGATTTAGAATTTTCAATTCCAATATCTTCCAGCCTTTCACCCAAAACATAAAGAACCACCAATACTGCCCCTTCGGGAAATTCTTTTAGATAAAATGCCCCGATTACCGCAATAAGCATGAGCAAATTAATATTGCTGAACTGTAGTTTGAAAATGGCCTTTACGCCACTCCACATTACCTCATAGCCAATTCCTAAAATAAAAATGGCAAATATAAAAGGTGCATACGGCATGGGTATATTGATACCGATGATGGATAAAACTTCTAAGGCAATAACTATCGCGATTGCCAAAAGAAGAAAGATAAATTTTTTGTCGTTGATTGGTAGTTTCATTTGTTTGATTTTTTTATTTTTAAAGAATGTGAATGAATGTTTTAAATTTTTTATTTGTTCAATCCTCATTACAATGGGTAGTGTTGTCATCATGTTTATGCTCTTTATTCAATTCCCAACGTTTCTTAATTTTTATATACCATTCAAAATGATGCAAGGCAAGTAAAAGATAAATTAGAATGGATGAGCATATTGCAATAATGAACATACTGTAAGCAGCCGCTACACCTATTGCTGCCGTTGCCCAAATTGATGATGCAGTAGTTAATCCCTGGGTAATACCTTTTGTATTGTCTTTGTATATAATGCCAGCTCCGAGAAAACCAATACCTGTTACAATATTTGCAGCGATACGTGCTCCTGCGGTAACATCAACAGAATGTGTTCCAATGGCCGTAAACAAAGCTGCACCCAAACATACGGCTGCATAAGTCCTAATCCCTGCTGTGGCACCGTGTCGTTCCCTTTCAATACCAATAAATGCTC is a genomic window of Bacteroidota bacterium containing:
- a CDS encoding cation-translocating P-type ATPase, whose translation is MKLPINDKKFIFLLLAIAIVIALEVLSIIGINIPMPYAPFIFAIFILGIGYEVMWSGVKAIFKLQFSNINLLMLIAVIGAFYLKEFPEGAVLVVLYVLGERLEDIGIENSKSALDELVSKAPKTAFVKSLNENVLIDKIAIGTIIQVKPGEMIPLDGKIISGETMVDEAAITGEPIAKDKRTGDNLFAGTLNKNGFIEMETTKLSVDTTFSKIIRLTFEATANKSETQKFIQQFAKYYTPVMLALSILLFVVPVFVLNLDFNHWLQQAITLLVIACPCALVISTPVAIYAAIGNASAKGALVKGGKYIEALANIKAIALDKTRTITFGNPIVSDIFPLNGTSREELLACTAGAEIFSEHPLAQAIVDASRKEGFEPHKTEAFKSVMGKGATAKCLICEDEKIYVGKLDFIQETQTIDNEAVKIVEQLAAQGKTSVVVSFGNGVAGIIGLMDEIKPDSAAALKEIDALNIEPVMLTGDSEKAANYVAQQVGIKKIFGNMLPENKAEKIKELLQQYKFVAMVGDGINDAPALAQSTVGIAMGAAGSDTAIETANIALMNDKLSLIPFLIRLSQKTLRRIKFNTIGAIAVKLIFITLAFIGYSNLVFAIAADVGVTLIVILTSLNLMKFESKIVIGQ
- a CDS encoding MgtC/SapB family protein, with product MDIKIELFITLQLLIASALGAFIGIERERHGATAGIRTYAAVCLGAALFTAIGTHSVDVTAGARIAANIVTGIGFLGAGIIYKDNTKGITQGLTTASSIWATAAIGVAAAYSMFIIAICSSILIYLLLALHHFEWYIKIKKRWELNKEHKHDDNTTHCNED